A single region of the Triplophysa dalaica isolate WHDGS20190420 chromosome 15, ASM1584641v1, whole genome shotgun sequence genome encodes:
- the nkx2.9 gene encoding NK2 transcription factor related, locus 9, translated as MAISNKFSFTVRSILDLPENDTDRMAPHSPVGSFSASPYSSWTENDRSHCISSDESNPEASPDSTGPDELSLDAKEHEKRKKRRVLFSKAQTYELERRFRQQRYLSAPEREQLAHLLRLTPTQVKIWFQNHRYKMKRARMECAYDLNQPPVLRRVVVPILVRDGKPYPNCNTETEKESCLVPQTVPSSPFSVPSFQSLQQQTPFALFPTYQHFTNTPGSRHHFCVW; from the exons ATGGCTATCTCTAACAAGTTCAGTTTCACGGTGAGGAGTATTTTGGATTTGCCAGAAAACGACACTGATCGCATGGCACCCCATTCTCCAGTTGGTTCGTTCTCCGCCTCACCTTACTCGTCCTGGACTGAGAATGACAGAAGTCATTGCATCT CGTCAGACGAGAGCAACCCCGAGGCTTCACCAGACTCCACGGGGCCTGATGAGCTCTCCTTGGATGCAAAGGAACACGAAAAGAGGAAGAAGCGTCGTGTTTTATTCTCTAAGGCTCAAACGTATGAGTTGGAAAGGCGCTTCCGTCAGCAACGTTACCTGTCCGCTCCAGAAAGAGAGCAACTGGCTCACCTGTTACGGCTCACGCCCACGCAGGTGAAGATCTGGTTCCAAAACCACAGATATAAAATGAAGAGAGCGCGGATGGAGTGCGCTTATGACCTCAATCAACCTCCAGTGCTCCGCAGGGTCGTGGTGCCAATTTTGGTCCGAGATGGCAAACCGTATCCAAACTGCAATACCgagacagaaaaagaaagcTGCCTCGTTCCGCAAACGGTTCCATCTTCACCCTTCAGCGTCCCAAGTTTTCAGTCGTTACAGCAACAAACACCATTTGCGCTTTTCCCCACATACCAGCACTTCACCAACACACCGGGCTCACGTCACCACTTCTGTGTTTGGTGA